The Magallana gigas chromosome 6, xbMagGiga1.1, whole genome shotgun sequence genome includes the window tggttttttatttatttttatttatagtcAAGAATATATTTCTCAAGACACAGTGCGAATTATTCTGAACAAGCTAGAGAAGAGAGGATACAAGCTTAAAGCTATGACTGGCTTAGGACAGACTTGTATTTGGACACTACATAAGGAACTCGATGATGAATGAAAGAATGTGATTTTGTTAACAGATGAAAGCTATAAGAGGGGCCAAAACTAGTTGAAATGGAGATTTATCATaactcaaaaagaaaaaaaaaacattgttatatacttgtatattatacttaatatatttatgtgatgatcattttcataataaaagataaaaataacagAACTGTCCAAATGAAGAATACCtaagttcatgtacatgtacagtcaaGCTTTTATCTCATGGGGTCTAATAGAGGCTGATGATATGTGGGTACATGCATGGAACCTTGAAATTGAGAGAACAATAAAAATTCTTTGGAAGGAAAGTGGGActgtttattgaaaatatagaatAGAAAATGCAAAGTAAAAGCTAATGGTAGTTACCGGGTGCATTTTTTTGTGTACAACATAGTCCTTGGGAAGCTGCAGAGGAAAAGTATGGCAAGTTAACTTAACTTTCagaagagttatttccctttgccTAACTATTGGGCTTTTCAGAATCTACATTACCATCAGAATGTTTGCAAAATAGCATGTTTTcataataaattgtaaatatttatttaagaaataaggaattgtCCTTTGAGTATAATGAGGAGATAAAATATGGTTGGGTGATCAAATCTAATAAtaaaagcccaaagggcttcatgatagatttgatcaatacaatgtcatatttctataattttcagcaattctATGATAAAATATTAGAAAAGTCATGgacaaaacatttcaaaattgatttgtataAAGCTGTTATTACAGACAAGgtattatttactttttcagtgtctttgtctgaaAAAATTAATACCCCGGTATTAAATATCTTAAAAGTGAAGATGGTAGGGTATAGAGGATTTTCCCTCATAGTAGGTAATGTATGACCCTTAAACATTACcggtaattctttaaaaaaatctgtcaTGATCTCTATGGATCAAATAAGGATGAAATGAAGTCACAAATGATCCTGATGCACTTCACTGTTTGCAACTAATGTAAACAGGGTTATTTCCCCCCATGCTTTTTATCACCCTTCTATATACTTACAAACGGTTTtgcaggcacatagcatcatttttgaaagtgggggggggggggggggggagggcagACTTGTCCAAAAAATCTTGttaagcattaaaaaaaaaggaaatctgtggggggtggggggcagTAGGTATACTTTTAACTGTTTGTAGGTATACTTtttcacttcaatttcactgtttatttccttattttcaattcaattttttgtatgtaaatttaagaatctTAGCTGCTCACTCTCTGAATAGACACAAAGCCTGTAGTTTGTGACAATGATGATGTTGTATGCAGATGCATATAGTACATTAATCATGCACTCTATCAAAACACTGTTACTTCGATTTTCTTGAACTAAGGACATCTTGCAACCACCCTTGTTTTATAGTACTTGGCATGCTTCCTCT containing:
- the LOC105343263 gene encoding GTP cyclohydrolase 1 feedback regulatory protein, whose translation is MPYVMISTQIRLETGPTVCGDEWSDPELMEYLGARLTKTLGNNFQEYISQDTVRIILNKLEKRGYKLKAMTGLGQTCIWTLHKELDDE